Within Mycobacterium heckeshornense, the genomic segment AATCGCCTTCTGGGTGAAAGCCATTAATTCGGCGCTTTCCTGTTCGGTGAGGTCCTCGAGTTCGGACACCCGCCGATACGGCACGATCATCAGGTGCCCCGGGTTGTACGGGTACAAGTTCAGCACCGCGTAGACCAGCTTGCCGCGCGCGACCACCAGTCCGTCCTCGTCGGGAAGCTGTGGGATGTCGGTGAACAGCTGCGCGGGGTCGGAGTTCGCCCGCCGCGCGGGCGCCTCGGCCAGGTAGCTCATCCGGTACGGCGTCCACAACCGCTGCAGGTGGTCGGCCTCACCGACGCCCCGGTCGATCAGCGTCGCCGCCTCCTCGCGCTCGCGGTCGTCGTCGTCAGCCACGACTGCTCACTTTCACCAAATCAGCTGTGGGAGCGGCGTTCTCGCGTTCACTAATCCATTTCACAATTGCCCCGACGGCCTCGTCGCGGGGCACGCCGTTGATCTGGGTGCGGTCGCCGAACCGGAAACTCACCGCGCCTGCCGCCATATCGCGGTCGCCGGCCAGCAGCATAAACGGCACCTTGTGGTTGGTGTGGTGCACGATCTTCTTGGCCATCCGGTCGTCGCTGGCGTCGACTTCGGCCCGCACTCCGTACGACTTCAGTTGCGCAGCAACATCCTTTAGGTACGGCACGTGATCGTCGGCCACCGGAATGCCGACCACCTGGACCGGCGCCAGCCATGCCGGGAAGGCGCCCGCGTAGTGCTCGGTGAGGATGCCGAAGAACCGTTCGATCGAGCCGAACAGCGCGCGGTGGATCATCACCGGTCGCTGCCGGGTGCCGTCGTCAGCGGTGAACTCCAGCTCGAAACGCTCCGGAAAGTTGAAGTCCAGCTGAATGGTCGACATCTGCCAGCTGCGGCCCAGAGCGTCGCGGGCCTGCACCGAGATTTTCGGACCGTAGAACGCCGCCCCGCCCGGGTCTGGCACCAGCTCCAGACCGGATTGCCGGGCCACCTCGGCCAGTGTGGCGGTCGCCTCGTCCCAGATCTTCTCGGAGCCGACGAACTTCTCCGGGTCCTTCGTCGACAGCTCGAGGTAGAAGTCTTCCAGCCCGTAGTCGCCGAGCAGGTCGAGCACGAACCGCAGCAGCGACGCCAACTCCTCGGGCAGCTGCTCACGGGTGCAAAAGATGTGCGCGTCGTCCATGGTGAACCCGCGTGCCCTGGTCAACCCGTGCACAACCCCGGACTTCTCGTAGCGATACACGGTGCCGAATTCAAAGAGCCGCAACGGAAGTTCGCGATAGGACCGTCCACGTGACCGGTAGATCAGGCAGTGCATCGGGCAGTTCATCGGCTTCAGGTAGTAGTCCTGCCCGGGCTTGCGCACAGTGCCGTCCTCGTTGTGTTCGGCGTCGAGGTGCATGGGCGGGAACATGGCCTCGGCATACCAGTCCAGGTGACCGGAGGTGTGGAACAGCTGCGCCTTGGTGATATGCGGGGTGGTAACGAACTCGTAGCCGGCCTCGAGGTGCTTGCGCCGTGAATAGTCCTCCAGCTCCCGACGTATGATGCCGCCCTTGGGATGGAAAACCGGTAGGCCGGAACCGATTTCGTCGGGAAAGCTGAACAGGTCCAGCTCGGCGCCGAGCTTGCGGTGGTCGCGTCGCGAGGCTTCCTCGAGCAGCTGCAGATGGCGCTCGAGCGCTTCCTGCGATTCCCAGGCCGTGCCGTAGATGCGTTGCAGGCTGGGGTTGTTCTGGTCGCCGCGCCAGTAGGCGGCCGAGGTACGGGTGAGCTTGAACGCGGGAATGTGTCGCGTGGTGGGAATATGCGGACCGCGGCACAGATCGCTCCAAACCCGTTCCCGGGTACGGGGATTGAGGTTGTCATAAGCAGTCAGCTCGTCGCCGCCTACTTCCATCACGGCCGGGTCGCCGGACTTGTCGTCGACGAGCTCCACTTTGTACGGCTCGTCAGCCAGTTCAGCGCGGGCTTGTTCTTTGGATTCGTAGACGCGCCGCGAGAACAGCTGGCCCTCCTTGACGATCTGGCGCATCCGCTTCTCCAGCGCCTCGAGGTGCTCCGGGGTGAACGGCTCCGGCACGTCGAAGTCGTAGTAGAAGCCGTCGGTGATCGGTGGGCCGATGCCGAGCTTGGCTTGCGGGAACAGGTCTTGCACGGCTTGGGCCAGCACATGCGCGCATGAGTGCCGGATGACGCTGCGCCCGTCCTCGGTGTTGGCCGCGACCGGGACGACGTCGGCATCTCGTTCCGGCGCCCAGCTCAAATCGCGCAGCTTGCCGTCGGGGTCGCGCACGACCACGACGGCATCGGGCGCGCCGCGGCTGGGCAACCCCGCGGCCTGCACCGCGGCGGCTGCGGTGGTTCCGGCCGGAACCCGAATCGGCGATCGCAACTCCGGCGCAGCCGGGCGCAGCGGATCGCCGCCATCGGCTCCGGAGGCAGGTTGTGCGGGCGCGCTCACGGCGTGGTCTCCCGAGGTGTCAAAGGTTGTCGCACCGTAGCGACCATGCTATCGGGGCGGCCGCCCAGGACGGCTTCGCCTCATGGCTGACAGGGCTTGAGCAGGACGAACAATCCTTGCGCTTCGGTCAGCAGGGTCTCGCCGTCGCAAAGGCTGCCGGACACAAAGATCTTGCGGCCGTCGACGCGGTCGACGCCCGCGTCGACCTGCAGCTGCTTGTCGATCGGCACGATGCTGCGGTAATCGAGGTGCAGGTAGGCGGTGCGCTGATACGGGCCGCCGGTGAGCACCGCCGACGTCATGCCGAGCACCGAATCGAACAGTAGCCCCAGCGCCCCGCCGTGCACCGCGCCGTTGCGGCCCAAGTGGAATCGGCGGAAACGGGCCCAGCCGCGCAGCCGGCCGTCGTCAGTTTTGCTCATCGACATCGGCACGGCGAGGATGTTGCCGCGGTTCGGCAGATCCATCCGCCGGCCTGACGGCGAGGACCACTCGTCGGTGTCGAACGGGGCCAGCAGGTCGGAGACCTTCTCGATGAGATCCGCCGCCTCGCTGATCACCTCGTCGGGCGCGTCGACGTCGCGGGCGTGATCTTGCAGGGTTCGCACGGCTTCGATGAACCGCCCGTAGTCGGGTCCACCCTTGGTGGTCGGTTCGGGCGGATTGAATCCGCCGCCGGGATGTCGGGCCACCAGGACACCGTACGAGTGGCACCTAGGCGTTCTGCTCGCCGATGGCACCTAAAAACTCGACCTCCTGCTCGGACAGCCTGATCTCGGCGGCCGCGACGTTCTCCTCCAGGTGCGCCACCCTCGAGGTGCCCGGAATCGGCAGCATCACCGGCGAGCGGTTGAGCAGCCAGGCCAGCGCCATCTGCGCCGGTGTCGCGTCA encodes:
- a CDS encoding HIT family protein — its product is MADDDDREREEAATLIDRGVGEADHLQRLWTPYRMSYLAEAPARRANSDPAQLFTDIPQLPDEDGLVVARGKLVYAVLNLYPYNPGHLMIVPYRRVSELEDLTEQESAELMAFTQKAIRVIKAVSRPHGFNVGLNLGTSAGGSLAEHLHVHVVPRWGGDANFITIIGDSKVIPQLLRDTRRLLATEWAKQP
- the thrS gene encoding threonine--tRNA ligase; the protein is MSAPAQPASGADGGDPLRPAAPELRSPIRVPAGTTAAAAVQAAGLPSRGAPDAVVVVRDPDGKLRDLSWAPERDADVVPVAANTEDGRSVIRHSCAHVLAQAVQDLFPQAKLGIGPPITDGFYYDFDVPEPFTPEHLEALEKRMRQIVKEGQLFSRRVYESKEQARAELADEPYKVELVDDKSGDPAVMEVGGDELTAYDNLNPRTRERVWSDLCRGPHIPTTRHIPAFKLTRTSAAYWRGDQNNPSLQRIYGTAWESQEALERHLQLLEEASRRDHRKLGAELDLFSFPDEIGSGLPVFHPKGGIIRRELEDYSRRKHLEAGYEFVTTPHITKAQLFHTSGHLDWYAEAMFPPMHLDAEHNEDGTVRKPGQDYYLKPMNCPMHCLIYRSRGRSYRELPLRLFEFGTVYRYEKSGVVHGLTRARGFTMDDAHIFCTREQLPEELASLLRFVLDLLGDYGLEDFYLELSTKDPEKFVGSEKIWDEATATLAEVARQSGLELVPDPGGAAFYGPKISVQARDALGRSWQMSTIQLDFNFPERFELEFTADDGTRQRPVMIHRALFGSIERFFGILTEHYAGAFPAWLAPVQVVGIPVADDHVPYLKDVAAQLKSYGVRAEVDASDDRMAKKIVHHTNHKVPFMLLAGDRDMAAGAVSFRFGDRTQINGVPRDEAVGAIVKWISERENAAPTADLVKVSSRG
- a CDS encoding PaaI family thioesterase, whose translation is MVARHPGGGFNPPEPTTKGGPDYGRFIEAVRTLQDHARDVDAPDEVISEAADLIEKVSDLLAPFDTDEWSSPSGRRMDLPNRGNILAVPMSMSKTDDGRLRGWARFRRFHLGRNGAVHGGALGLLFDSVLGMTSAVLTGGPYQRTAYLHLDYRSIVPIDKQLQVDAGVDRVDGRKIFVSGSLCDGETLLTEAQGLFVLLKPCQP